The genomic DNA atggtaagtggagctgataaaatggacagtgattgtagaaacaaggaggtggtcgaTATTTTTTCAAATAAATTTTAAATCTGACCACTAGAGGGGACTAAAAACATTATTGGcttttattatctttttcttgtcagtcttttttttattaataaaacgtTTTAGCATAGCTTTGCATTTGCACCTAAGAAATGAATTttttaactataataataataatgttttaatgttttatcttacAGTTAATCATGTTTAACAATAAGATCCGTTTGAGAGTCGGAACCATTGAATCCAATGTGTTCTTAACCGGTCTAATGTAATAGCGGTAGGAGTTTGTGCGTTGCCGTGGCAGCAGAAGCGGTGTATGGATAGAGACGTGCACAGTGTTGCTAATGATGGATGTTCACCGCAGAGGTAACcgactgtttgtttatttttcttttttttagttaatttagTCAAAAGTCACTTGTcttgtactgtattttaataaaatgcttgttttattattaaagctCAATATAGTTTATTGAAGCAGAGAAGTTAGTACTTGTGTTTACCAGCTGTAAGCCAGGAAGCTAGCCTGTTAGCTGATACATTAGCATCAGGGCTGGTTAGGTAGCAGTTTGTAGTTTGTTTACGTAAGAGTTCTATACAATTATCTTATAGTTTGTTTATCAACTATATCAAGGTCGGTAAATAAAGGACAGTAAACGTTGACATGAATTTCTagggggccttgctcaagggcccaacagcagcagtggtgggacttgaaccagcaacctttcgattacaagtccagtaccttaaccagtactTGCCCAGTACGGCTTGTGGCACTGTTATACCACAATCAAGCGCATAAGGTTGTGTAATGTTAGTAAATACTGAACGAGCAGTGAAAAACAATGGcaggacatacaccgatcaggcataacattatgaccaccttcctaatattgtcttggtcaccttttgctgccccatacataacaaactgcgatgcactgtgtattctaccACTGTttcacatgggccagccttcgcctccccacgtgcatcaatgtgCCTTGGCCCACCCATGACcctggcaacctggaagtggtgggacttgaaccagcgacctttcaattcttagtccagaaccttaaccactacggcTACGACTACGGCTTGCCCAGTATGGCTTGTGGCACTGTTATACCACAATAAAAAGCGCATAAGGTTGTGTAATGTTAGTAAATTCTAAACAGGCAGTGAAAAATAAATGGCAGGACATACActaattaggcataacattatgaccaccttcctaatattgtgttgttccGCTTTTGCTggcccatacacaacaaactgcgatgcactgtgtattctaccactgttccacatgggccagccttcgctccccacgtgcatcaatgtgCCTTGacccacccatgaccctgtcgccggtttaccccTGTTCctcccttggaccacttttgatagatactgaccactgaagaccgggaacaccccacaagagctgcaattttggacatgctctgacccagtcgtccggccatcacaatttggtccttgtcaaactcgctcaaacccttacgcttgttcatttttcctgcttcttacacatcaactttgaggataaaatgttcacttgctgtctaatatatcccacctactaacaggtgccgtgatgaagagataatcagtgttattcagtgTTATGTTATGCCTGTTCGGTGTATGTAGTTAAGAATGAGCTGCACTTTATAGATATTGGCTATAATTGACTccaaaaattaaacaaacaggGGCCTGGAATTCGGAGACTATGAATCCAACAACTGTGGTGTGATATTGTTGTCTAGTCGTAAAAAAGTGGGCagaattagtaaaaaaaaaaagggctaTGGAACACACTGACCTTACTTTAATAGGCAGAGCTAAAAGCCAAGCCAGTAACGTTGTGTTAATTTTTTGTATCTCTTAAGATCTAATCACTATGGAGGAGAATGTAGTTGACATGAAAGCCTTAGATGAAGAGGAATTTGCTGTCTCGAAGTGAGTACTGCTTCTTTTATGTACTATAACAAAATCTGATACAAAAATAGCAACATTCActatgtacatacagtgtatcacaaaagtgagtacacccctcacatttctgcagatatttaagtatatcttttcatgggacaacactgacaaaatgacactttgacacaatgaaaagtagtctgtgtgcagcttatataacagtgtaaatttattcttccctcaaaataactcaatatacagccattaatgtctaaaccaccggcaacaaaagtgagtacacccctaagagactacacccctaaatgtccaaattgagcactgcttgtcattttccctccaaaatgtcatgtgatttgttagtgttactaggtctcaggtgtgcatagggagcaggtgtgttcaatttagtagtacagctctcacactctctcatactggtcactgaaagttccaacttggcacctcatggcaaagaactctcggaggatcttaaaagacgaattgttgcgctacatgaagatggccaagtctacaagaagattgccaacaccctgaaactgagctgcagcacagtggccaagatcatccagtgttttaaaagagcagggtccactcagaacagacctcgcgttggtcgtccaaagaagctgagtgcacgtgctcagcgtcacatccaactgctgtctttgaaagataggcgcaggagtgctgtcagcattgctgcagagattgaaaaggttgggggtcagcctgtcagtgctcagaccatacgccgcacactacatcaaattggtctgcatggctgtcaccccagaaggaagcctcttctgaagtctctacacaagaaagcccgcaaacagtttgctgaagacatgtcaacaaaggacatggattactggaaccatgtcctatggtctgatgagaccaagattaatttgtttggttcagatggtctcaagcatgtgtggcggcaatcaggtgaggagtacaaagataagtgtgtcatgcctacagtcaagcatggtggtgggaatgccatggtctggggctgcatgggtgcagcaggtgttggggagttacatttcattgagggacacatgaactccaatatgtactgtgaaatactgaagcagagcatgatcccctctctccggaaactgggtcgcagggcagtgttccagcatgataatgaccccaaacacacctctaagacgaccactgctttattgaagaggctgagggtaaaggtgatggactggccaagcatgtctccagacctaaacccaatagaacatctttggggcatcctcaagcggaaggtggaggagcacaaagtctcgaatatccgccagctccgtgatgtcgtcatggaggagtggaaaagcattccagtggcaacctgtgaagctctggtaaactccatgcccaggagagttaaggcagttctgggaaataatggtggccacacaaaatattgacacttcaggaactttcactaaggggtgtactcacttttgttgccggtggtttagacattaatggctgtatattgagttattttgagggaagaataaattgacactgttatataagctgcacacagactacttttcattgtgtcaaagtgtcattttgtcagtgttgtcccatgaaaagatatacttaaatatctgcagaaatgtgaggggtgtactcacttttgtgatacactgtacattcaatgggtgtttacatatttattgcTATGTGGtgaatattacattttattctcTTTAGGTCATCAGAGTCAGATGCAGTGTTCGATACTGTAATTGGAAACATTGAGGACATCATAATGGGTGAGACGTGTTCATACACTGTAGTGAGCGCTGCTGCAGATTAGGCTGAGCATTACTGTTGTTCTGGCTGTTTAACAGTAATACTCTCAGTTTGCAAGCTGACCGTTTCTGTTGAAATCTTTTGACAGAGGATGACTTCCAGAACCTTCAGCAATCCTTTATGGAAAAATATTACCTGGAGTTTGAGGACACTGAGGAGAATAAACTTATTTATACACCTATTTTTAATGAATATGTAAGTGTACTGTTGTTAACttttaatcagtttttttaaGCTAGTTCTTGTTGGGGGGTTGATTGATTCTTTTTCTATACATGATTAGGTCGACCTCTTAGAGAAGTATTTGGAACAGCAACTGATAAAGCGAATTCCTGGATTTAACATGAATgactttactcactcactcaagtaAGTTATATTTGGACACACAATTTAGTTATTAAATATTTCCGATTTCCAGTGAAAGGGTCTGTTTCATAGTTCATAGTTCATAGCACACCAACATATACcctgttgtttgttttattaggattttaacgtcatgttttacactttggttacattcatgacaggaacggtagttactcattacacaagattcatcagttcacaaggttatatcaaacacagtcatctcagtgtctccaattcacctcacttgcatgtctttggactgtgggaggaaaccggagcacccggaggaaacccatgcagacacggggacatATACCATGTGCCACTAAGGTGTTCTATATGAGAATTAGATTTTAATCAGTAAGGCTTGAGTCAGTTTCACGTACAGTACCATCCAAATGTGAACCACGACCCAAATTTGCTTGCAAAGTTTGAGCCTTTTGTGAATCCACCTTTTATATACAATCATAATACcatcacctgttaccagttcacctgtGTATTGTGGAGTGTTTCCAAACTTGAATATTCTCACTAATATTTTGcccctgtctcaactttttgagtgtgttgcaggcatcaaattctcaTTTATTGCATCAAATTCTCATTTATTGCCCTAGCCCATCACTGTTGACATCTTAGGCTCTCGAGTTCTAATCTCACGTGCTATCAagcagtcaggcagccacacaAAACAGGCCAGATTGGCTACGTCTTGAGAAAAGGATAGTCGATTAGGTTTTGTAATTGCGGCCTCTTAACAGGCGCCTGCATGAGAATTAATCGATTTAATAATAGTAGTGCATTACTCTCTGTAAGCAATACTGTTGTAATGAAGTGGTCAACTGTGTATGGGTCAGAAGGGCGTGATATAATCTATATCAGGATTAGAGAATGAAGCGGGGGTTGTGATGTTACAGTCAGGAAATTGGATACGACCCAATTGGGAAGAAAAGGGTGAAAATCTGGTAAAAGGAATCAAATTAGCATATATCATTAAAATACACTTGTTTCTTACAAAATGGTTAATTGTATGTGATcttgtttttcctttttgttttctAAGGCAACACAAAGATGAAGTGTCAGGAGATATCTTTGATATGCTGCTCACCTTTACAGACTTCATGGCCTTTAAAGAGATGTTCCTAGATTACAGAGCAgtaagttatttttattatactgtaattaaatgtaatatagCTGATAAACTTAATTTAATCGAGTCAAGCCCTGATACGTATTTTTCTTTATCCTGATTTCCTTGTTTTTTCATGCGTCTTTAATATTttgaattttaaaaatattaaaattttacatattttaatttttttattaaaattaaaattttttaatttaaaaataagaattaaacacaaaatacactttataacaaatcacttttattaatataaaattgaaTCATATTCATATTTACAGTAGAAGTTcaccttgttttttttgtggCATCCTGGATGAATCACTAAAGTATTCCTGTAGGAATTTTATCAGGCCGGTTATTTCTGGGAAGATTCACAATAGTTCTGTACTGTGGTTTGCTTTATATATGGCTTTATAAAACCGAGTAACCAAGAGTGCAATTACTTATCACGCAGGGCCAGTTGGTGTTGAGTAATTTTTCTTCAATAAATGAAAGAGTAAAATCCATAGTCACTGTTTAATGGTTTCATACTTAATTTAGTAAATAGTTTTAACTGCATTGCACCAAAGGACTAAATGAGTCACCTCATTGTAAATGAGATGAGAGTAATATTTGGACTAGTTATTGTGTTAAAAACCTTAGATAGGCCCACATGCATTGTTTATGTCATTTGTACTACTTGGATGataaagtagtaataaatgtttatttataggtTGACATCAGCTGGAAATTTTGTTGACTGTTTCTGTCATAATGATTTAGAGCAGTAACATAAAGGCTTGCGAATTCTTCattctatttataaaatatattttatttaaaaatcagtaTTACATGTATAATTTAAGTTCAAAAGATTTATTGTTTTCATTTACAGTAATTAGCAGGTCAGCAATGTCACCTGAGACAATCATACCAGTGAACAAATATCATGTTTAAAACAAAATCACAACTTTTACATTCTTCTTTGTTTTGTAGGAACGGGAAGGACGAGGGCCGGACTTAAGTGCTGGTCTGGTGGTGAAATCATTGAAGTCTTAACAGCGTTCACTTCCAAAACAGAGTCAGACTTTTCCTTACCAAGGCGGCTTTTGATTTCTTCTAACTCTGACCTTACCCTTCTCAGCCGTGTACTGTATTGTAGGTATTTTCCAGAGTTTACGACATGAGCTCAGTAAAGAGGACCAGGTTTGTTTtagtttaatatttaaactTGAAATTATGTAACAGGTCCTGCTGTTTAAGTGTGGTTCCTTTTACTGTATTGTGAAGAGGTTTTCTTTGTCCTGTGGGGTCATTTTTTGTAAGTACAATTGTAGTGTTTAATCACGTTTATGTCTCTCATTTGGTCAACGCTAGGCTGTGTTTTATTACTGACCTATCAAGCCAGAAATATTTGCATGTGTACTTCATTCATGTAAATGTACACATGACCTGTGCTTGAAGTGGGGGGGGCGCCGTTATTCTGCTTATTGgcaagtatgtatgtatgtatctatcagctgacattaacatttacatttacattttcggcatttagcagacgccaaagcaacttacattacagttacagtatacattctgagcaattgagggttaagggccttgcttaggggcccaacagcagcaacctggcagtggtggggcttgaaccagtgaccttctgattactagtccagtaccttaaccactaggctatggcttccCTGGTATCAGTGGATTTCTCTTCACTCAAGtttgcactgttgg from Trichomycterus rosablanca isolate fTriRos1 chromosome 11, fTriRos1.hap1, whole genome shotgun sequence includes the following:
- the arl2bp gene encoding ADP-ribosylation factor-like protein 2-binding protein, with amino-acid sequence MMDVHRRDLITMEENVVDMKALDEEEFAVSKSSESDAVFDTVIGNIEDIIMEDDFQNLQQSFMEKYYLEFEDTEENKLIYTPIFNEYVDLLEKYLEQQLIKRIPGFNMNDFTHSLKQHKDEVSGDIFDMLLTFTDFMAFKEMFLDYRAEREGRGPDLSAGLVVKSLKS